The genomic interval AAACCATGtttaaccctttttttttctgtttctttttcttttgcatttgtTGATGTTAGAATGATGCAATAGTATGGCACCACACACCCAAGAACGCGCGcggaagggggggggggtgaattgggtgtcttaaaaatttgttttgaagattatttttctaaaaacagtGAGTAAAAGGAATAATAGAGATTTAACAATTAGAGTGCAATGCAATGAAAAGCTTTGAGAAAATGTAAAGGCACAAGAAACAACAAGATTTTGAGTAGTTTGGCTCAGCCTAGCCTATATCCACTACTCTAGCTCCCCACTAGAGATTCTGAAATCCACTAAATAACTTTCAGATTGCAAACCATAACCTTTTATACCAACTAGCACCCAAGCTAGTTCTTCTAGCCCAACCTGCTAGGAAGTATACAATACAATGAGAGCAACAACTCTCAAAAGCACACCACTCTCTTAGATAACAGGCTATAATACAAGGCTTTGAAAAGAATTTACAATGAAAGAAATAGCCTTGACAAAAAATGAGAGTTGAAAATAGAATCAAGTTTTTTGAGCTAAAAAATGTGTACCATTTGGATCTTCCTTAGGTTGTTAGACTTGAAAAACAAGGAGCCTAgttctaataccaattgttagaatgATGCAATAGTATGGCACCACACACctaggggagggggggggggggggttcaattgggtgttttaaaaaaaaatttgaagattatttttctaaaaaaagaaTGAGTAAAAGGAATGCTAGAAATTTAACAATTAGAGTGCAATGTAATGAAAAGCTTTGGGAAAATGTGAAGGCACAAGAGAACAAGATTTAGAGTGGTTCGGCTCAACCCAACTTGCATCCACTACTCTAGCTCCCTACTAGAGATTTTGAAATCCACTAAATAACTTTCAGGTTGCAAACCACAACCTTTTACACCAACTAGCACCCAAGCTAATTCTTCTAGCATAACCCGCTAAGAAGTATACAATACAATAAAGATAATGAGAGCAACAACTCTCAAAGCACACCACTTTCTCAGATaacaagataatacaaagcTTTGAAAAGAATTTACAATGAAATAAATAGCCTCAACAGAATGTGGAATCTGAAACTTGTAAGCCCAAAATTATCAACTTCTTCTGAGCTTCAAATCTTCtactatttataggctttgTTGTCCCTTTTTGACATTATAGTCATTAGAGACGAAAACCAAACCTGCAGAGATTAAGTACAATTAACCGTTTGAATTTCTGTGACAAAAACGGTTGACTGATTTTGACAATCAGTCgacaaatttttgaatttttgaacaGGCCGGTCAACAGAATAGACAAACCAGTCGACAGTTCAAGAAAACTTTCGAATGAAATGTTTACAGAAGCAGTCGACAGCAAACAACTGGGAGCCTATATAATGGATGGTCAACAGTTTTAATAACTGATTGACAGTTTTGAAgatctgtcgacagtttgtaAATACTGATTGActgttttaactttttaaagCATTGTTAAGGGGATACTGCAACAATCATTCAACAGGTATCATTACTCAATCGACAGTTTTGACATTGGACTTCAAAATGAATGCTTCAAGCctatttattaaagttttgtgaaTATAGTGTTCATCATcaaacatcatcaaaattaatacaaattacaacagctgaaacatcattttattttatagttttatgTATTGGGCTACCATAAACCTGAcctaatataattttgtataagcaATTGAATGCATTAAACATCTAATCTatgttttatttacaaaattcttGTGTCTTTTATCCCTTAAAGATATATggatgtgtgtatatatatcacaatttatataagaatttgttaaaatttttgaatgctACTATTCTATatgatatgcattgcatgggtAAGATGGCTAGTATGCATGTGTGCTATCCCTAAATCTTTTTGGTACTGCTTGGTACATTTTCATTTAATCGTATATATTGCTAATTCgttcatatatttttagtatGCTACAAATATCCCTATGATCACTTGGAGCTAGCCAACATATAGTCTTAACTTTATGTATGCATCTCATGTTGGGTCATCATATGATAGTTGACATTTGCCCAGGCACCTTCCCTGATGTGGTTATCTGTTTAAGTTTCTAGTTGATGTCCAATAAATGAATGTTACAGTTGACCACCACTTTGATGTTTATTATTTGCATTCAAGCCTACTGCCTACCCCAcaatgggataaaggcttgatatgttgttggtgTTTGCATTCTAACCACAAAATCCTTCTCACTGTTACAGGCATGTAAAGCCAAATATGAAGACTTGCAACGACGGTATTCTGGCTGCACGTGAGTAggactcttcttcttcttttcctttagtTCTTTAGACAGTCAATCTTGCAAAGTTTGGTTGGTGATTTATTAGTGTGCACGCAAATTTGTGATATTCTTTGCCAGGTAAATGGTTTCTTAACCGATGGCTACCTTTTAATCTTGTGATACATGCCTGCATACTGCATGTGACTTGAGGGTTAATAGTGGCTACAGTGCTACAATAGTACAGTAGTATGTGAAACAATGCTTCAATCATTAGGCTCAATATAAGGAGACATTGCTTAAAAATTTGGTGTTTGTTATGTATGCTTAAGGGAATAACCAATGCTCTCAAAAAGACTGGACGCTTGCAACTTCTTTGATCTTTTTTGCTAGTTGTTGGCTGCCAAAAAGGGCATGTAAATGTTTTACCTAGTTCAGTTTGTAACTTTTCACATGTCAGGTTCATGTTACAGCTAGAACTAAGTTACTACATGCTGTATTTAGTATTTTGCTATTTAGATGATGATTATAGATGTTGATATTGAAGAAAGTTCAACTCTTGACATATGTATTACTAATTGCCTCCACCCCCTTTCTCATTGGAGTTATAACAATCTAGTTACCTATGACCTAACACATAAATCTACACCTCTCAATTTGTTGGCATGGAGATTGGTAAGAAGTTTTATTGTTGGCATGGAGATTGGTAAGAAGTTTTATTGTAACAATTGTGAGATGCTTTTTTCTAGTTTCTATAGTACCCTGCTTCTTGTTGTTTATCTTTTTACCTGTCTTGGCTTCGTATTTCTATCTTATTGTACAAACCTAAAATTATTTGAgtaaacttaatatattttatgctaTTTACTATTGAATGTTGAACTTATAAATGATTCATTTGTCTGGATTGGTGTTTTATTTCCCAGAGCTTGGTTTGAAGAACTACGAAAGAGACGTGTAGCAGAACTGAGACAGGAATTAGAGAGATCTAAGGACTCAATTGGGTTAGTAAGTTATACATCTGATTGTTAATGCATCTAGGAACTTGATTACTAGCATGGTTACCATTGAATCTCCAAACTGCCTCCTTTCCTGTTCCCTAGAAAAAGTTAAGTTTGGTGCCTAAATTTTGATGGCTTATAGCTTGAGCCTCAAGGTCGAGGCATGTTGCTAAGTAACTCGGAGAAGAACTTATCTTCAACACTGGTTTGGTCAGGAAATGTAGGGGAGAAGAAATCAGATTGTAATTTGCAAATCTGAATCATCACATGGTGCTTGGAGTAGCTTTGGCCGCCCATCTTTTAAAGTTGAAAATAAAGCTTTGGACCACATGTTTATCTTTAGATTATATGATTCATGGCATAATATTTGTAACTTGTATCTCATACGATTTCACAGTAATTATAGCATGTGATTTTCAATGGTCATGCTGGTTCctgaactctttttttttttctggtttaGGTCTCTCGAATCAAAACTTGAAAATCTCAAGGCTGAAAAAGGAGAAGTCAAGCATGTTGGTTATGGCTCCAGCCAGCCCAATTCTGCTTTGGCTGTAGTGAAGTCAGAAGGAGTTGAATCTTGTGGTAAGGATAACTCCAAGGATGGACTATCCGCTGGCAGTTTCACCCAGGATATACAGATGAACTGGCTACCAAAATCTCGAGTTTCAGCAACAGCAGCAGTTCCAGAGATTGATGTGAAATCAGAAATTTCCGAATCTTCAGAGCAGGAGAAAACTTCAAGCTTTAATGAATTGGAAGGGACCGGGATTGAACAAACAGGGGCTCTGCAAAGGAGGAGGGGGAAGATAAAGAGGAAAATTTGTAGTAGGGAACCCAGAGAAGGGAGCACTGGAGAGAATGTGAATTTGCACTCATCCAACGTTCAAACTGCCTCCCGGAGTAATGAAAATTCAACCAGCAACTTTGGTCCAACAGTAAAATCTTCAATTGTTAATGATCACCACCGAGGCTCATGTGTGGTTGAAAACAATGCTTTGATGGGTATTTTTAACTGTGTTGCAGAGAATGAAAATGCCTTGGCCTTTCAACGCAGGCTTGATAGCCAGGTAATGCCAATCTTATATGCTGCGACTTTATCAGCTAACATTGGAATAAACCCAACCTTGAATCATTTGCTGATGTTatctcattttgaattttgcatAACAGAAGCGAGCAAGATATAGAAAAATCATACGTCAACATGTGGATTTTGACACCATAAGGTCAAGGATCGCCAGCTTTGCCATCTCGTCAGTGAAGGAGCTGTTCCGAGACATGCTTTTGGTTGCCAACAATGCCCTGGTCTTTTATTCCAGAAGAACACGAGAATACAAGACTGCGCTTTTTCTCAGAGATATCGTCACCGAAGCTTATCAACAGCACTGCAAGAACTCCAGCATGAGAGCTGcctctcctatttttcctctatcACTGTTGTACAATCCTCCTGTGAAGCCTCGAAGCATTCGCCCACGTAAACATAAGTTATCGGCTAAGCTGCCCGATGCTAAAAACATCGTTTCTGGGATCCCAGATGGCTGTAGAAAGCCCAACAATGCTGAGGATGTTGCAGCTGGAGCTCCAGAAAGATGTAGAAAGCCAAGCAATGCTGAGATGGTTACTTCTGAGACTCCACAAGTCTGTCGAAAGCCCCAGGCTGACAAAGGCGTCAGCCAAGCGGGTAAGATCCGAGATGCATGCTCTGATCGACATCTGAAAGATCCGATCAAGGAAAGAAAGCGAGCTCGGTAAAGATGAACAATCATACAATTTTGTCTACTAATTCTGTTGTCCAGGTTGTATATCAGTACTTGGTCTGTGCGTCGTTTTGGCGTAGAATGTCTCATAATTGCCTTGTATAGTGACACCCTTTAGGCtggaaaaagaaatgggaaagATAGAGCTATGAGGATCAATGTGAAGCTGTGAATTATTGAGATCCAATATGAACATGCTAAGTTTTCAAAGTTTATGTGACAGAATGAGCTGAATGATCTTGGAAGTTATAGTTCTATTGGTTGGAAGATAATATTGCATGAAGTTATGGGGCCAATAGGCCCAAATAAACGTGAGAGCATGCACACCATCATTTGGATGGGCCAAGCTGGCCACCAAGTTCCCAAGTCCTTTTTTGTAAGTTTATCATCTTTTATCTCTATGgactttcttttcatttatatatgttataatgacaaattaaaatctaataactcaatgtgttattttttttttcttatcgatttataaactaattataaatttcacataacTTCTCGAGTtgggataaaaaaattaagtttaaatcaTAATAATTGTGAATTAAGAAGCTTTTGAGCAAACAAATTGGAGCCCATCTTCCCTCATACAACTTTTGGAGAGGATCAAACCCTGATTTGATGCCATTTGCCCTGATTAACCCATCTCTAGAATCAACCaaaaaaaacccttattttCAAACGAGAGAGAGTGATTTTGAAATGAATAAACCCCAATCAATTGCTTCAATTTATTTGATAAGGGTAATTGGTTGTTCCACTAACTCCACTACAACCAACCCCCCCTTTGAAAACTTATCTTGTAAGCCACATCTTTTTTAGTTTTCCTAAGGGCAATCGCTTGTTTCTCCCACCAACCAATTCAGTTCCCATCTATGCCTCTGTTCCAtacttcaaattaatattaattaatttaagttctGGCACCCATACTTTCCTCTCTCTTCAATTATTTGGTCAATTAGTTTCACTTAATTCAACACCTGTAGTTGATCCATTCATTAATCAAAACCAATTTGAGTACAAAGTCTGACTCCATATACCCATTTAAATTTACCTTAATTGGctataataatataatcaagtatctatcaaatttattaattttgaaaatccatTAATAATCTAACACTTAATTATCTTCCAAAGAAGCTTCATACTTTTTCTAATTATGTAACACATAATTATATAGGATAATGTTTAAGACAATAATATAAAGTTTCAAAAAACACATTTTACTTTTAGGcagtgtattatttttaattataaaataattttattaattaatataatattacaaaatacgatatatatttatcattcaCTAGATATAAAGTAATGCTAATCACTATcaaacaattaatatattttgttattaaataaaatacatttattaatgTTTATAGGTCTAAATGGTGACTAAACGTCAAAAGTGTAGCAGCTTTGGAAACTGCTCCAACCTAACAACCTTCACCGGATGTTacacattttatattaataatttactgaATTAAACAAACAATATGGGGGTGACAAACTGGAAAGgaacatcttattttatttaatatatattaatattaatcaCAGTTCTCATCCTCCCCATCACTGTCACGCACAAGAGTCAATATTTTATCCtatgttttgatatatttattaaaaataaaaatgtttctGATATATAGTTGCGTGGCAGGCTAGCAATCAAATGTGGGCGCCGCGGGCCTGCTGACTCACAAGCTTCGATTGGATGGATGCGCAATTACAAAGGAggcggcagcagcagcagcagcagcacgcACGAATGCTTGCGGATCCATGCAATAATATTAAATCACAAGATGCACCTTTACTTTACCCTTCGCAATGAGGGAGGCAGCTGTCCCCTCATGCAATTAATTAACTCTTCATTTGTGTGGGTATTTACGCAACATAGGGTACGGCTGCAATGCCCATGTCTATATGTCACGTGACAGGAGAGTGATTTACAACAGCTGAAGAAGAAAATTGGGATTGATTGAGAGTGACTCATCTTTAATCAATGTcgacaaattatatataattaattactatATAAGAAGGGTGATGATGAATccattaataaaaattttagattaaaGATCGCAACAAACAAACCAGTTTAGTCTGAACTTATTAAATTTGtatgaatatataaaatatgtcgTATTTGTAATCATATAAActataaagataataatatatgtttgtTGTATcgttaaagaaataaataataataataatatataaataataatttattcgatctttaatttaaaattgggATTAGACCGGACCCAACTTGCttgaatactaatttttaaatttttcaccctaaaaactattttcaaacttatttaattttgacccaaatccaatttttcaATTCAAATGGAAATTTCAACAACTATAATTGCACGGGTCTTGGTCCAACACTAACTAACTAGTTTGAAATCACTCATTTGTGAACCGTATGCATGGagcttg from Diospyros lotus cultivar Yz01 chromosome 8, ASM1463336v1, whole genome shotgun sequence carries:
- the LOC127808812 gene encoding uncharacterized protein LOC127808812, translating into MAVHVEGRDDGVLRTMVAAPPWGTWEELILGGAVLRHGTQAWAAVASELRARTLYPYSFTPEACKAKYEDLQRRYSGCTAWFEELRKRRVAELRQELERSKDSIGSLESKLENLKAEKGEVKHVGYGSSQPNSALAVVKSEGVESCGKDNSKDGLSAGSFTQDIQMNWLPKSRVSATAAVPEIDVKSEISESSEQEKTSSFNELEGTGIEQTGALQRRRGKIKRKICSREPREGSTGENVNLHSSNVQTASRSNENSTSNFGPTVKSSIVNDHHRGSCVVENNALMGIFNCVAENENALAFQRRLDSQKRARYRKIIRQHVDFDTIRSRIASFAISSVKELFRDMLLVANNALVFYSRRTREYKTALFLRDIVTEAYQQHCKNSSMRAASPIFPLSLLYNPPVKPRSIRPRKHKLSAKLPDAKNIVSGIPDGCRKPNNAEDVAAGAPERCRKPSNAEMVTSETPQVCRKPQADKGVSQAGKIRDACSDRHLKDPIKERKRAR